One genomic segment of Hymenobacter psoromatis includes these proteins:
- a CDS encoding Uma2 family endonuclease: MVLDNPYMSRMSEAEFFDFCQQHRKWRIERNAQREILLMAPTFTITGRRNASLIGQLYNWWSTNGEPGFVFDSNAGFTLPNGAVRAPDVSWVPAAQWQALSPEQREKFARLYPPFVVELRSKTDLLNVLLAKMEEYRANGAALGWLLFCDDETAYLFRAGQAGYETVPGFDRELSGEDVLAGFRLDLRKLR; the protein is encoded by the coding sequence TTGGTTCTGGATAACCCCTACATGAGCCGGATGAGCGAAGCCGAGTTTTTCGACTTCTGCCAGCAACACCGCAAATGGCGCATCGAGCGCAACGCGCAACGGGAAATTCTACTTATGGCACCAACGTTTACCATTACCGGCCGGCGCAATGCCAGCCTCATCGGGCAGCTCTACAATTGGTGGAGCACGAACGGCGAGCCTGGCTTTGTCTTCGATTCCAATGCCGGCTTCACGTTGCCCAACGGGGCCGTGCGCGCACCTGATGTTTCCTGGGTGCCGGCCGCGCAGTGGCAGGCGCTGAGCCCGGAGCAACGGGAGAAATTTGCGCGCCTCTACCCACCGTTCGTGGTGGAGCTGCGTTCCAAAACGGACTTGCTAAACGTGCTGCTGGCGAAGATGGAAGAGTACCGGGCGAACGGAGCCGCGCTGGGCTGGCTGCTTTTCTGCGACGATGAAACGGCCTACCTCTTCCGCGCCGGGCAAGCCGGGTACGAAACGGTGCCGGGCTTCGACCGGGAGCTTTCGGGCGAGGATGTGCTGGCGGGGTTTCGGCTAGATTTGCGAAAATTGAGATAA
- a CDS encoding mechanosensitive ion channel family protein, translating to MLSFSSVFSRWLLFIGGWLIWLLAIQAGPVAAAPPRPAARARPTPPVLPDSLAQLIEKAYFTLSRINGAARRSVDTQDLSEDLPQVEENLETIRDNLAEYADVVDVKQLQMYHVLLADMQEKLGAWRTALAAGSQQLRATQARLDTLTTQLRPTTALPPANTAIGGAIGHLRTKQGRAQALLVRRRHTVTGLQTRVSEAFIQGLELQDAVREQLVRFGRLSDQAELPPLWQPGRIQTNEQASALARRSYAAQRSLIGYYFREHWDYWVWMVLLAGGFFAWVAGNFRALRRSASAGGVGPAALPGPVALPGHRLHYLRPVPVAAALLVVFSLAPFFDLQPPAAYTDSLQLLLLTALTALGWRSWPRPLFWYWVGIVAAFFVLNFAYAQRAPGLSTRWAMLLLNAGAVVLGGRFWRFLGHHRLLAGFVRPVALLFVGLNALALIATATGRVSLAKLLTTAAIFGLTQVVALAAFVRIVTEAFYLQVQRSRDADGLSASLSFGKMERGLRHALTAVVSVLWLMLFTANLNLYNLFYRLIERLLTTPHRLGSTTFTVGNILLFVSIVFATIQLQKYVGYFFGETEDEFSVEADRKGTWMVAIRLAILGVGLFLATLASGLPVDKIAIVLGALGVGIGLGLQNIINNLVSGVILIFERPFQVGDFIEVKGQTGRVKDIGIRASKLISQAGSEIILPNGDLLSNYVINWTLSNNHIRTELALNLAPDIDLDEARRHISEEILSNPNTLHKIAPEILLNNVATTGYDLKVLFWINNIRQEQALKSELLAGIYQRLTRAGIAMR from the coding sequence ATGCTGTCGTTTTCAAGCGTTTTTTCTCGTTGGCTCCTGTTCATTGGCGGGTGGCTTATCTGGCTGCTAGCAATTCAGGCCGGGCCGGTAGCGGCCGCGCCGCCTCGGCCCGCCGCCCGCGCCCGCCCTACCCCCCCCGTGCTCCCCGACTCGCTGGCCCAACTCATCGAGAAAGCCTACTTCACGCTGAGCCGCATCAACGGGGCGGCCCGCCGCAGCGTCGATACCCAGGACCTGAGCGAGGACCTGCCCCAGGTGGAGGAAAACCTCGAAACCATCCGCGATAATCTGGCCGAGTACGCCGACGTGGTGGACGTGAAGCAGCTCCAGATGTACCACGTGCTGCTGGCCGATATGCAGGAAAAACTCGGCGCGTGGCGCACTGCCCTGGCCGCCGGCAGCCAGCAGCTGCGCGCCACCCAGGCCCGGCTCGATACGCTGACCACCCAGCTGCGGCCCACCACCGCCCTACCCCCCGCCAACACGGCCATCGGCGGGGCCATCGGCCACCTGCGCACCAAGCAAGGCCGCGCCCAGGCCCTGCTGGTGCGCCGCCGCCACACGGTTACGGGCCTGCAAACGCGGGTGTCGGAGGCATTTATTCAGGGCCTGGAGCTGCAAGACGCCGTGCGCGAGCAGCTAGTGCGCTTCGGCCGGCTCAGCGACCAGGCCGAGCTGCCGCCGCTCTGGCAGCCCGGCCGCATCCAGACCAACGAGCAGGCGAGTGCCCTGGCCCGGCGCTCGTATGCCGCGCAGCGCTCGCTGATAGGCTACTACTTCCGTGAGCACTGGGATTACTGGGTGTGGATGGTGCTGCTGGCGGGCGGTTTTTTTGCCTGGGTGGCGGGCAATTTCCGGGCCCTGCGCCGGTCGGCCAGCGCGGGGGGGGTAGGGCCGGCCGCGCTGCCCGGGCCAGTGGCGCTGCCCGGCCACCGCCTGCACTATTTGCGGCCGGTGCCGGTGGCGGCGGCGCTGCTGGTGGTATTCAGCCTGGCCCCGTTCTTTGACTTGCAGCCGCCCGCCGCCTACACCGATTCGCTGCAATTGCTGCTGCTCACGGCGCTCACGGCGCTGGGCTGGCGCAGCTGGCCGCGGCCGCTGTTCTGGTACTGGGTAGGCATCGTGGCGGCGTTTTTCGTGCTCAATTTCGCCTATGCCCAGCGTGCGCCGGGGCTAAGCACGCGCTGGGCCATGCTGCTGCTCAATGCCGGCGCGGTGGTACTGGGCGGGCGTTTCTGGCGCTTTTTGGGGCATCACCGGCTGCTGGCTGGCTTCGTGCGGCCGGTGGCGCTACTCTTCGTGGGGCTGAATGCGTTGGCGCTAATCGCCACCGCCACCGGCCGCGTGAGCCTGGCCAAGCTGCTGACCACGGCGGCCATTTTCGGCCTCACCCAAGTGGTGGCGCTCGCCGCCTTCGTGCGCATCGTCACGGAGGCGTTTTACCTGCAAGTGCAGCGTAGCCGCGACGCGGACGGCCTGAGCGCCAGCCTCAGCTTCGGCAAGATGGAGCGCGGCCTGCGCCACGCGCTCACGGCCGTGGTGAGCGTGCTCTGGCTGATGCTCTTCACCGCCAACCTTAATTTATATAACCTCTTTTACCGCCTCATCGAGCGCCTGCTCACGACCCCGCACCGGCTGGGTAGCACCACGTTCACGGTGGGTAATATCTTGCTGTTTGTAAGCATCGTGTTCGCCACCATTCAGTTGCAGAAATACGTGGGCTACTTCTTCGGTGAAACGGAGGACGAGTTCAGCGTAGAGGCCGACCGCAAGGGCACCTGGATGGTGGCCATCCGGCTGGCGATTCTGGGGGTAGGGCTGTTTTTGGCCACGCTGGCCTCGGGTCTGCCGGTGGATAAAATCGCCATCGTGCTCGGCGCGCTGGGCGTAGGCATCGGCCTGGGCTTGCAGAATATTATCAACAACCTGGTGTCGGGCGTCATTCTCATCTTTGAGCGCCCGTTTCAGGTCGGCGACTTCATCGAGGTGAAGGGCCAGACGGGCCGCGTGAAGGATATCGGTATCCGGGCCAGCAAGCTCATCTCGCAGGCCGGCTCCGAGATTATCCTGCCCAACGGCGACCTACTCAGCAACTACGTCATCAACTGGACGCTCAGCAACAACCACATCCGCACCGAGCTGGCCCTCAACCTTGCCCCCGACATTGACCTCGATGAAGCCCGCCGCCACATCAGCGAGGAAATCCTGAGCAACCCCAACACGCTGCACAAAATCGCGCCCGAAATCCTGCTCAATAACGTCGCCACCACCGGCTACGACCTCAAAGTCCTGTTCTGGATAAACAACATCCGCCAGGAGCAAGCCCTGAAAAGCGAGCTGCTGGCCGGTATTTATCAGCGCCTCACGCGGGCCGGCATTGCTATGCGATGA
- a CDS encoding type II toxin-antitoxin system RelE/ParE family toxin, translated as MAKKRELFFFKSYFRDFYASQSEKVKKKILWTLRVVEDLDQIPELYFKHLTGTDGLYEIRVQVGSDS; from the coding sequence ATGGCCAAAAAGCGCGAGCTGTTTTTCTTCAAAAGCTATTTCCGGGACTTCTATGCCAGCCAGAGCGAGAAGGTCAAGAAGAAGATTCTGTGGACGCTACGCGTAGTGGAGGACCTGGACCAGATTCCAGAGCTGTATTTCAAACACCTGACCGGCACCGATGGCCTGTATGAAATCAGGGTGCAGGTTGGGAGCGATAGCTGA
- a CDS encoding GlcG/HbpS family heme-binding protein produces the protein MGITLQQAQAAVQAAQQKAQAMGVNMNIAIVDAGANLTAFARMDDAWLGSLDIALKKAKTARYFDMPTGAIGGLSQPGGPLFGIEHSNGGLISFPGGLPIKDGSGTVIGAIGVSGSTVEDDHTVAEAGVQAVAGK, from the coding sequence ATGGGTATCACCCTTCAGCAAGCCCAGGCCGCCGTGCAGGCTGCGCAGCAAAAAGCCCAGGCAATGGGCGTCAACATGAATATTGCCATCGTCGATGCCGGGGCCAACCTCACGGCCTTTGCCCGCATGGACGATGCCTGGCTCGGCTCGCTCGATATTGCCCTCAAAAAGGCCAAGACCGCCCGCTACTTCGACATGCCCACCGGGGCCATCGGGGGCCTTTCGCAGCCCGGCGGCCCACTCTTCGGCATTGAGCATTCCAATGGCGGCCTCATCTCCTTCCCCGGCGGCCTACCCATTAAAGATGGCAGCGGCACCGTTATTGGGGCCATCGGCGTATCGGGCAGCACCGTGGAAGACGACCACACCGTAGCCGAGGCGGGCGTGCAGGCGGTAGCGGGCAAGTAG
- a CDS encoding DUF4145 domain-containing protein has product MSTEAKKIKNYCGNYQNTTNHEVLFAKTQSGDDPDYNYATKYITVQCMGCEHVSFRQENHDYESSYPDEFDNWTHEITTYLYPNPLQNHRTISETYLLPPQIKTVYDETINALKANCHLLAGVGFRAVVEAICLDKNITGRDLAAKINSLARNRFITDKESERLHTVRFMGNDSVHDMSVPKEKALHVLLEIIEHLLSNLYIIDHHAKPVLNTFINTQDDFEDLLLKNLKLFKSGDDLPLAKYLGKDVRRLNGHINVFESQLIAGITSGEFKRLQVGTVKHFGTNTTETFQHFTLV; this is encoded by the coding sequence ATGAGCACTGAAGCAAAAAAAATCAAAAACTACTGCGGTAATTATCAAAATACGACAAACCATGAAGTTCTCTTTGCCAAAACTCAAAGCGGTGACGACCCTGATTATAATTATGCGACCAAATACATAACAGTTCAGTGCATGGGTTGTGAGCATGTTTCATTTAGGCAGGAGAATCATGACTACGAATCTTCATATCCCGATGAATTCGATAACTGGACCCACGAAATCACTACCTATCTGTATCCTAATCCACTTCAGAATCACAGAACCATAAGCGAAACCTATTTGCTTCCACCGCAGATAAAAACGGTGTATGACGAAACAATTAATGCCCTAAAAGCAAATTGTCACCTCCTGGCTGGTGTAGGGTTTCGCGCAGTAGTTGAAGCTATTTGCCTTGACAAGAATATAACTGGCAGAGATTTAGCAGCTAAGATAAACAGCTTGGCACGCAATAGATTTATTACAGACAAAGAATCTGAACGTCTTCATACCGTTCGATTTATGGGCAACGATTCTGTCCATGACATGTCAGTTCCTAAAGAGAAAGCGTTGCACGTCTTATTAGAGATAATCGAGCACTTACTCAGCAATCTCTATATTATAGACCATCATGCAAAGCCGGTTTTGAATACATTTATAAATACTCAAGATGATTTTGAAGACTTGCTACTCAAAAATTTGAAATTATTCAAATCTGGGGATGACCTTCCTTTAGCAAAATACCTTGGCAAGGATGTAAGGCGGCTAAATGGCCATATCAACGTTTTTGAAAGTCAATTAATTGCCGGAATTACTTCTGGAGAATTCAAAAGGCTACAAGTTGGGACTGTAAAACATTTTGGCACAAATACCACTGAAACATTTCAACACTTTACACTAGTCTAA
- a CDS encoding methylmalonyl-CoA mutase family protein, producing the protein MHPAPVAPYKPKNHVRIVTAAALFDGHDAAINIMRRIIQSSGAEVIHLGHNRSVQEIVDCAIQEDAQAIAITSYQGGHNEYFKYMHDLLKERGAGHIKLFGGGGGVILPTEIADLMAYGITRIYSPDDGRAMGLQGMINHLLEQADFPTGQHLNGEAGHVKEKDARSIGRLISAAENFPEEFERVKGDLISEFQLSENAQNQVLSTRHQAPILGITGTGGAGKSSLVDELVRRFLMDFPDKTIAIISVDPSKRKTGGALLGDRIRMNAINSPRVYMRSLATRQSNLALSKYVQDAVDVVKAANYDLIILETSGIGQSDTEIIEHSDASLYVMTPEYGAATQLEKIDMLDFADVIALNKFDKRGALDALRDVRKQYQRNHNRWDSPTDTMPVFGTIASQFNDPGMNRLYRAVLQMLETKTGATFASHLETSTSDSEKIYIIPPNRTRYLSEIAETNRAYDQRVREQAHIAEVAGAFAKLEEHYGADKNSPAGTIEEFTKNKQTQLRRLDADSQAILENWEDTLQNYRNPEYVYSVRGKEIRVKTHTKSLSGNMIPKVSVPRYTGWGDRLRWAMQENFPGEFPYTAGVFPFKREGEDPTRMFAGEGGPERTNRRFHYVSMGLPAKRLSTAFDSVTLYGEDPDHRPDIYGKIGNAGVSIACLDDAKKLYSGFDLSAPTTSVSMTINGPAATLAAFFMNAAIDQNCEKYIAENGLTEEVEAKIDSIYAALGQPRPRYQGELPAGNDGLGLRLLGVTGDQVLPPDVYATIKAKTLTQVRGTVQADILKEDQAQNTCIFSTEFALRLMGDVQQFFITEKVRNFYSVSISGYHIAEAGANPITQLALTLSNGFTFVEYYVSRGMSVNDFAPNLSFFFSNGIDPEYAVIGRVARRIWAKAMKLKYGADARSQMLKYHIQTSGRSLHAQEIDFNDIRTTLQALYAIYDNCNSLHTNAYDEAITTPTEESVRRAMAIQLIINRELGLAKNENPLQGSFIIEELTDLVEEAVLLEFDRITERGGVLGAMETMYQRGKIQEESMHYEMLKHTGEYPIIGVNTFLSSTGSPTVVPAEVIRATEEEKQYQITMLEALHQRNAAETPARLQQLQQIAVANGNLFDELMETVKYCSLGQITNALFEVGGQYRRNM; encoded by the coding sequence ATGCATCCCGCCCCCGTTGCTCCTTATAAGCCTAAGAACCACGTGCGCATCGTTACGGCCGCCGCGCTATTTGACGGGCACGACGCGGCCATTAACATCATGCGCCGCATCATCCAGAGCAGCGGCGCGGAGGTGATTCACCTGGGGCACAACCGCTCGGTGCAGGAAATCGTGGACTGCGCCATTCAGGAAGATGCGCAGGCCATTGCCATCACCAGCTACCAGGGCGGGCACAACGAGTACTTCAAGTACATGCACGATTTGCTGAAGGAGCGCGGTGCGGGCCACATCAAGCTCTTCGGCGGCGGTGGCGGCGTGATTCTGCCCACCGAGATTGCCGACCTGATGGCCTACGGCATTACCCGCATCTACTCGCCCGATGATGGCCGCGCGATGGGTTTGCAGGGCATGATTAACCACCTGCTGGAGCAGGCGGACTTCCCGACGGGACAGCATTTGAATGGGGAAGCGGGCCACGTAAAGGAGAAAGATGCCCGCAGCATTGGCCGGCTGATTTCGGCGGCAGAGAATTTCCCGGAGGAGTTTGAGCGGGTGAAAGGCGACTTGATTTCTGAATTTCAGCTTAGTGAAAACGCCCAGAATCAAGTACTAAGCACCAGGCACCAGGCACCGATACTCGGTATTACCGGCACGGGCGGCGCGGGCAAGTCTTCGCTTGTAGACGAGCTGGTGCGGCGCTTTTTGATGGACTTTCCCGACAAGACCATCGCCATTATTTCGGTGGACCCCAGCAAGCGCAAGACCGGTGGGGCCCTGCTCGGCGACCGCATTCGGATGAACGCCATCAACTCGCCGCGGGTGTACATGCGCAGCCTGGCCACGCGCCAGAGCAACCTGGCCCTCAGCAAGTACGTGCAGGACGCCGTGGATGTGGTGAAGGCCGCCAACTACGACCTTATAATTCTGGAAACCAGCGGTATCGGCCAGAGTGATACCGAGATTATCGAGCACTCCGACGCCAGCCTCTACGTGATGACGCCCGAGTACGGCGCGGCCACGCAGCTGGAAAAAATCGACATGCTCGATTTTGCCGACGTTATTGCCCTGAATAAATTCGACAAGCGCGGGGCCCTGGATGCGCTGCGCGACGTGCGCAAGCAGTACCAGCGCAACCACAACCGCTGGGACTCGCCCACCGACACGATGCCGGTGTTCGGCACCATCGCCTCGCAGTTCAACGACCCCGGCATGAACCGGCTGTACCGGGCGGTGCTCCAGATGCTGGAAACCAAGACCGGCGCCACCTTCGCCTCGCACCTGGAAACCAGCACCTCGGACTCGGAGAAGATTTACATCATCCCGCCGAACCGCACGCGCTACCTCTCCGAAATTGCCGAAACCAACCGCGCCTACGACCAGCGCGTGCGCGAGCAGGCCCACATCGCGGAGGTGGCCGGCGCGTTTGCCAAGCTGGAGGAGCACTACGGGGCCGATAAAAACAGCCCGGCCGGCACCATCGAGGAGTTCACCAAGAACAAGCAAACCCAGCTGCGCCGGCTCGATGCCGACAGCCAGGCCATTCTGGAAAACTGGGAAGACACCCTGCAAAACTACCGCAACCCCGAGTACGTGTATTCGGTGCGGGGCAAGGAAATTCGGGTAAAGACGCACACTAAGTCATTGTCGGGCAACATGATACCTAAGGTATCGGTGCCACGCTACACCGGCTGGGGCGACCGCCTGCGCTGGGCGATGCAGGAGAATTTCCCCGGCGAATTCCCCTACACGGCGGGCGTGTTCCCGTTCAAGCGCGAGGGCGAAGACCCTACCCGCATGTTTGCCGGCGAAGGGGGCCCCGAGCGCACCAACCGCCGCTTCCACTACGTGAGCATGGGCCTGCCGGCCAAGCGCCTGAGCACGGCCTTCGACTCGGTGACGCTCTACGGTGAGGACCCCGACCACCGGCCCGACATCTACGGCAAAATCGGCAACGCGGGCGTGAGCATCGCCTGCCTCGACGATGCCAAGAAGCTGTATTCGGGCTTCGATTTGAGCGCCCCGACCACCTCGGTTTCGATGACGATAAACGGCCCAGCGGCCACGCTGGCGGCGTTTTTTATGAACGCGGCCATCGACCAGAACTGCGAGAAGTACATCGCCGAAAACGGCCTTACTGAGGAAGTAGAGGCCAAAATTGACAGCATCTATGCGGCGCTGGGCCAGCCCCGCCCCCGCTACCAGGGCGAGCTGCCGGCCGGCAACGACGGCCTGGGTTTGCGCCTGCTCGGCGTGACCGGCGACCAGGTGCTACCCCCCGATGTGTACGCCACCATCAAGGCCAAAACCCTGACGCAGGTGCGCGGCACCGTGCAAGCCGACATTCTCAAGGAAGACCAGGCCCAGAACACCTGCATCTTCAGCACCGAGTTTGCCCTGCGCCTGATGGGCGACGTGCAGCAGTTTTTTATCACCGAGAAGGTGCGTAATTTCTACTCCGTCAGCATCTCGGGCTACCACATTGCCGAGGCGGGGGCCAACCCGATTACCCAGTTGGCCCTCACGCTCAGCAACGGCTTCACGTTTGTGGAATACTACGTGAGCCGCGGCATGAGCGTCAACGACTTCGCGCCCAACCTGAGCTTCTTCTTCTCCAACGGCATCGACCCCGAGTACGCCGTCATTGGGCGGGTAGCGCGCCGCATCTGGGCCAAGGCCATGAAGCTGAAGTACGGCGCCGACGCTCGCAGCCAGATGCTGAAGTACCACATCCAGACCAGCGGCCGCAGCCTGCACGCCCAGGAAATCGACTTCAACGACATCCGTACCACGTTGCAGGCCCTCTACGCCATCTACGACAACTGTAACTCCCTGCATACTAACGCCTACGACGAAGCCATCACTACCCCCACCGAGGAGAGCGTGCGCCGGGCCATGGCCATTCAGCTCATCATCAACCGCGAGCTGGGCCTGGCCAAAAACGAAAATCCGCTGCAAGGCTCCTTCATCATCGAGGAGCTGACCGACCTAGTGGAAGAGGCGGTGCTGCTCGAATTTGACCGCATCACGGAGCGCGGCGGCGTGCTCGGGGCCATGGAAACCATGTACCAGCGCGGCAAAATCCAGGAGGAAAGCATGCACTACGAGATGCTGAAGCACACCGGCGAGTACCCCATAATAGGAGTCAACACCTTCCTCTCGTCCACTGGCTCGCCCACGGTGGTGCCGGCCGAGGTCATCCGCGCCACGGAGGAGGAAAAGCAGTACCAGATTACGATGCTCGAAGCCCTGCACCAGCGCAACGCCGCCGAAACCCCGGCGCGCCTCCAGCAGCTCCAGCAAATCGCCGTCGCCAACGGCAATCTGTTTGACGAGCTAATGGAAACGGTGAAATATTGCTCGCTGGGCCAGATTACCAACGCGCTGTTTGAGGTCGGTGGGCAGTATAGAAGGAATATGTAA
- the lepA gene encoding translation elongation factor 4 translates to MKNIRNFCIIAHIDHGKSTLADRLLEFTSTVAKRDMQAQLLDNMDLERERGITIKSHAIQMQFPYKGETYTLNLIDTPGHVDFSYEVSRSIAACEGALLIVDASQGIEAQTISNLYLAIGADLEIIPVLNKIDLPHAMPEEVTDEIVDLIGCKPEDIIHASGKAGIGIEAILNAICDRIPAPKGDPAAPLQALIFDSVFNSYRGIEVLFRIKNGTMKKGDKLRFMATGKEYGADEIGILGLHQEPRQEMSAGNVGYLISGIKEAREVKVGDTITTVGNPTADAIQGFADVKPMVFAGIYPVDTTEYEELRSSMEKLQLNDASLVWEPETSVALGFGFRCGFLGMLHMEIVQERLEREFNMTVITTVPSVQFHAIGTRDQELVINAPSEMPEPNLIKLIEEPYIKAQIITASDYVGPIITLCMEKRGIIKGQSYLTSERVEMNFELPLSEIVFDFFDKLKTISRGYASLDYELIGYRESDMVKLDVMLNGEKVDALSAIVHRSKSYDWGRRLCEKLRELLPRQMFDIAIQASIGQKIIARETIKALRKNVIAKCYGGDISRKRKLLEKQKEGKKRMRTVGSVEIPQEAFLAVLKID, encoded by the coding sequence TTGAAGAATATAAGAAACTTTTGCATCATTGCCCATATTGACCACGGCAAAAGCACCCTGGCCGACCGGCTCCTGGAGTTCACGAGCACCGTGGCCAAGCGCGACATGCAGGCCCAGCTGCTCGACAACATGGACCTGGAGCGCGAGCGCGGCATCACCATCAAGAGCCACGCCATCCAGATGCAGTTTCCTTACAAGGGGGAAACCTACACGCTGAACCTGATTGACACCCCCGGCCACGTCGACTTCAGCTACGAAGTAAGCCGTAGCATTGCCGCCTGCGAAGGTGCGCTGCTGATTGTGGACGCTTCGCAAGGCATTGAGGCCCAAACGATTTCCAATCTCTACCTCGCCATTGGGGCCGACCTGGAAATCATTCCGGTGCTCAACAAAATCGACCTGCCGCACGCCATGCCGGAGGAGGTGACCGACGAAATTGTGGACCTGATTGGCTGCAAGCCGGAGGATATTATCCACGCCTCGGGCAAGGCCGGCATCGGGATTGAAGCTATTCTGAACGCCATTTGCGACCGCATTCCCGCGCCGAAGGGCGACCCGGCGGCCCCCTTGCAGGCACTGATTTTCGACTCGGTTTTCAATTCCTACCGGGGTATTGAGGTACTGTTTCGCATCAAGAACGGCACCATGAAGAAGGGCGATAAGCTGCGCTTCATGGCGACGGGCAAGGAGTACGGGGCCGATGAAATCGGCATCCTGGGCCTGCACCAGGAGCCGCGCCAGGAGATGAGCGCCGGCAACGTGGGCTACCTCATCTCGGGCATCAAGGAAGCCCGCGAGGTGAAGGTGGGCGACACCATCACGACCGTCGGCAACCCCACGGCTGACGCCATCCAGGGCTTCGCCGACGTGAAGCCGATGGTGTTCGCCGGCATCTACCCGGTGGATACGACCGAGTATGAGGAACTGCGCAGCAGCATGGAAAAGCTGCAGCTCAACGATGCCTCGCTGGTGTGGGAGCCCGAAACGTCGGTGGCGCTGGGCTTTGGCTTCCGCTGCGGCTTTCTGGGGATGCTGCACATGGAAATCGTGCAGGAGCGCCTGGAACGCGAGTTCAACATGACGGTCATCACCACCGTGCCGAGCGTGCAGTTCCACGCCATCGGCACCCGTGACCAGGAGCTGGTTATCAACGCGCCCTCCGAAATGCCGGAGCCGAACCTGATTAAGCTCATCGAGGAACCCTACATCAAAGCGCAGATTATCACCGCTTCGGATTACGTGGGGCCGATTATCACGCTTTGCATGGAGAAGCGCGGTATTATCAAAGGCCAGTCGTATCTGACTTCCGAGCGGGTGGAGATGAACTTTGAGCTGCCGCTGTCGGAAATCGTGTTCGACTTTTTTGACAAGCTCAAAACTATCAGCCGCGGCTACGCTTCGCTGGATTACGAGCTGATTGGCTACCGCGAGTCCGACATGGTGAAGCTCGACGTGATGCTCAACGGCGAGAAAGTGGACGCCCTTTCGGCCATCGTGCACCGCTCGAAGAGCTACGACTGGGGCCGCCGCCTCTGCGAAAAGCTGCGCGAATTGCTACCCCGCCAGATGTTCGACATCGCCATTCAGGCCAGCATCGGCCAGAAAATCATTGCCCGCGAAACCATCAAGGCCCTGCGCAAGAACGTGATTGCCAAGTGCTACGGCGGCGACATCTCGCGCAAGCGCAAGCTGCTCGAAAAACAGAAGGAAGGCAAGAAACGGATGCGCACCGTGGGCTCGGTCGAGATTCCGCAGGAAGCGTTTTTGGCGGTGCTCAAGATTGACTGA
- a CDS encoding helix-turn-helix domain-containing protein: MQANENLTSLDQFIEQEHGATGTKPREEFEAGYETFKLGMMLQQARRAKGLTQAQLAELSGTDKAYISKLENDLKDVRLSTLQRIIADGLGGHLEFSIKY, from the coding sequence ATGCAAGCCAACGAAAACCTAACTAGCCTCGACCAGTTCATCGAGCAGGAGCACGGCGCTACCGGCACCAAGCCGCGCGAGGAATTTGAGGCTGGCTACGAGACGTTTAAGCTGGGGATGATGCTCCAGCAGGCCCGCCGGGCCAAAGGGCTGACGCAGGCGCAGCTGGCCGAATTGTCCGGCACGGATAAGGCCTACATCTCCAAGCTGGAAAACGACTTGAAGGACGTGCGGCTCTCCACGTTGCAGCGCATCATTGCCGATGGGCTGGGCGGGCATCTGGAGTTTTCCATCAAATACTGA
- a CDS encoding DUF805 domain-containing protein, with product MKYFLDTLKNKYAQFSGRSRRAEYWQFFLFNIIFSLVLGFVGRLIHFPFIGVIYSLALLVPGIAVSVRRMHDVDKDWWYLLIPIYSLILVCTEGTSGPNQYGPDPKNATVPAMDTLGNPPATY from the coding sequence ATGAAGTACTTTCTCGATACGTTGAAAAACAAGTACGCGCAATTCAGCGGCCGGTCCCGGCGAGCTGAGTACTGGCAATTCTTCCTCTTTAATATTATTTTCTCACTTGTACTTGGCTTTGTTGGTCGGCTCATCCATTTCCCGTTCATCGGTGTTATTTACAGCTTGGCGTTGTTAGTGCCGGGTATTGCGGTGTCTGTTCGTCGGATGCACGACGTTGACAAAGATTGGTGGTACCTTCTTATTCCTATTTACAGTCTTATTCTGGTGTGCACCGAAGGTACTAGCGGACCCAATCAATATGGTCCCGATCCAAAGAATGCGACTGTTCCAGCTATGGATACGCTTGGCAATCCACCTGCTACCTATTAG
- a CDS encoding type II toxin-antitoxin system RelE/ParE family toxin, with protein MFCFFDAGNLVVVGHGFTKKTQKTPPAELAKAHQVKAEYYASQRKPN; from the coding sequence ATCTTCTGCTTCTTCGATGCGGGCAACCTGGTGGTAGTCGGCCACGGCTTCACCAAGAAAACGCAGAAAACCCCGCCAGCTGAGTTAGCCAAAGCCCACCAAGTCAAAGCCGAATACTATGCAAGCCAACGAAAACCTAACTAG